One window from the genome of Yarrowia lipolytica chromosome 1B, complete sequence encodes:
- a CDS encoding uncharacterized protein (Compare to YALI0B17182g, no similarity) encodes MLSYTRVTPVFCDPGLVAYVFERKLVVRQFQDDVSELIFALDLPGLFAQRVRCIEWRPLPEMAPDTDTATDRSLLVASSNEVLFYSGDGMLLGQIKPDFGVAAVKWVTPEHICIISPNSLVGDIYWIEPTKQMIGINHVIRINGPKTTHIHITTIDNFPVVNLLTRIGVKDSLTRVTIRSALEVTVDASSTFLFDTPADMFKCHNGLFALADNPAVGHKVSLFSTSGHLLSEWEGSAVRTLPFQDSIISAMEFCGYGDHQYLATAAENVVSILSLRHLQPMKVLVQSILVTRDIFYVDCWRLNESGDYEAQTTPYAPYSVVGVNSSFALTPCDIPFMACSHHGYIAVVCSLTPTTVWIWSIQDDAPVVHTVLCHDSEHTITALSWHPDQAVLMIQFGHISSVWDMPAASGKHMPYRVKWLPRGMLLYDGQEFGLA; translated from the coding sequence ATGCTCTCCTACACCAGAGTCACGCCTGTGTTTTGCGACCCGGGATTGGTAGCGTATGTGTTTGAGCGCAAGCTGGTGGTTCGACAGTTTCAGGATGATGTCAGCGAGTTAATATTTGCTCTCGATCTGCCAGGGCTCTTTGCACAGAGAGTACGATGCATTGAATGGAGACCGCTGCCTGAAATGGCACCAGATACAGACACAGCCACAGATCGCAGTCTGTTGGTGGCTTCCTCAAATGAGGTGCTTTTCTACAGCGGAGACGGgatgctgctgggccagaTCAAGCCTGATTTCGGGGTCGCAGCAGTCAAATGGGTGACTCCAGAGCACATTTGCATCATCTCACCCAACTCTTTAGTAGGAGATATCTACTGGATCGAGCCGACGAAGCAAATGATTGGAATCAACCACGTCATCCGCATAAACGGCCCAAAAACTACGCACATTCACATTACCACTATCGACAACTTCCCCGTGGTCAATCTGCTGACAAGAATAGGCGTCAAGGACTCTCTTACTCGTGTGACCATTCGCTCGGCTCTCGAAGTTACAGTCGACGCCTCCTCGACGTTTCTATTCGACACTCCCGCAGATATGTTCAAGTGTCACAATGGCCTCTTTGCATTGGCAGACAATCCTGCAGTCGGCCACAAAgtttctctcttctcaacCTCTGGACATCTCCTATCTGAATGGGAGGGCTCGGCAGTGCGCACACTGCCTTTCCAGGACAGCATTATCTCTGCGATGGAGTTCTGCGGGTATGGAGACCATCAATACCTGGCTACAGCTGCCGAAAATGTGGTCTCCATCTTGTCATTGAGACATTTGCAGCCCATGAAGGTCTTAGTGCAGTCCATTCTTGTGACGAGAGACATCTTTTACGTTGACTGCTGGCGTCTCAACGAAAGTGGTGACTATGAAGCCCAAACTACTCCGTATGCCCCTTACTCTGTAGTTGGAGTGAACAGCTCCTTTGCATTGACACCTTGTGACATCCCCTTCATGGCCTGTTCCCATCATGGGTATATTGCCGTTGTATGCTCTCTGACTCCCACGACAGTGTGGATCTGGAGTATACAGGATGATGCCCCTGTTGTTCATACTGTTCTGTGCCATGACTCTGAACACACAATCACGGCATTATCATGGCACCCTGACCAGGCCGTGTTGATGATTCAATTCGGGCACATATCCTCCGTCTGGGACATGCCTGCTGCTTCGGGTAAACATATGCCCTACCGTGTCAAGTGGTTACCTCGAGGTATGCTTCTCTACGATGGTCAAGAGTTTGGACTGGCTTGA
- a CDS encoding uncharacterized protein (Compare to YALI0B17072g, weakly similar to uniprot|P38237 Saccharomyces cerevisiae YBR058c UBP14 ubiquitin specific protease), with protein MDPYTEAAINLQPPNGRPVHKDDCAYSFDTPDLQGGLDVCLSCFQASSAHANQDYTKLHFDNTGHSYFATVHKKRKAKARSDENAPKRLAIEAHKEEDDWDTQWGVKLVTAVGSEKLDETREPFPELLAAVENAESFAARSEVAAWENEIVSCEHTRNLNQSAAPDLNFSAPHCAQCDLKENLWLCLDCGAIGCGRAQFGGVAGNTHALAHSETTGHGVAVKLGSITAHSADVYCYICNDERQDPELRKHLSHFGIQIDDLQKTEKSMTELQIEQNYTWQFSMENESGEIKPVFGPGLTGMNNLGNSCYLNSAMQVIFSLPAFQKQFNVPQQFIADPINSHVTQFRKLADGLLSGRYAVPDVYDDSEVSYQRGIRPFALKTLLGKGHPEFSTNRQQDAFEFWAHVTDIIDNKIEGGRALTDIFRFQTEKRLQCLSCNKVRYTKEAQENLSVPVPIREKGEQDGKTVYEDVELSECLIKYTGAQTTDYSCKCGGKEASVSNKFASLPDVLVLNSTRFQIKNWVPMKVDVNLNVDENLNLDDYISPGKQDNEEELPEDEAGEGNSSGWTANETAVEILSAMGFPTVRCEKALYHTGNSDPDAAMNWLFSHMEDADIDEPLVIDSSVPSSGSTDNSAAIAQVAEMGFTPNQARKALRECSGNVEMAVAWLFENPADEGEEESAAVATEVASSGPVGYTEKPHNYELTGIICHKGTSVHAGHYVAYVKKDGKWILFNDEKVVSSSVEDMKKLAYVYVFQRVSA; from the coding sequence ATGGATCCATACACCGAAGCCGCCATCAATTTACAGCCTCCCAACGGCAGACCCGTGCACAAGGACGATTGTGCATACTCCTTCGACACTCCCGATCTTCAAGGCGGACTCGATGTCTGTCTCAGCTGTTTCCAAGCCTCTTCAGCCCACGCCAACCAGGACTACACAAAGCTCCATTTCGATAACACTGGCCATTCGTACTTTGCAACCGTGCACAAGAAGCgcaaggccaaggctcgATCCGACGAGAATGCGCCCAAACGTTTGGCCATTGAGGCccacaaggaggaggatgactGGGACACTCAGTGGGGAGTCAAGCTGGTGACGGCTGTGGGCTCggagaagctggacgagACCCGAGAGCCTTTCCCGGAACTTCTGGCTGCGGTGGAGAATGCCGAATCGTTTGCTGCTCGTTCGGAGGTTGCTGCCTGGGAGAACGAGATCGTTTCCTGTGAACACACCCGCAACCTGAATCAGTCTGCCGCACCTGATCTTAATTTCTCTGCTCCCCATTGCGCCCAGTGcgatctcaaggagaactTGTGGCTGTGCCTGGATTGTGGAGCAATTGGATGTGGACGAGCACAATTTGGAGGAGTGGCTGGAAACACCCATGCTCTGGCCCACTCCGAGACCACTGGCCATGGAGTGGCTGTCAAGCTTGGATCCATCACAGCCCACTCTGCCGACGTCTACTGCTACATTTGTAACGACGAACGGCAGGATCCTGAGCTCCGAAAGCACCTGTCCCATTTCGGAATCCAGATTGACGACCTTCAAAAGACAGAAAAATCTATGACGGAGCTCCAAATTGAACAGAATTACACGTGGCAGTTCTCCATGGAGAATGAGTCCGGTGAGATCAAGCCTGTGTTTGGACCTGGACTTACAGGCATGAACAACCTCGGAAACTCGTGCTACCTCAATTCGGCCATGCAAGTGATATTCTCTCTACCCGCGTTCCAGAAGCAGTTCAACGTGCCTCAGCAGTTCATTGCTGACCCTATTAACTCTCATGTGACACAGTTTAGAAAACTGGCCGACGGTCTGTTGTCTGGACGGTACGCCGTGCCTGATGTTTACGATGACTCAGAGGTGTCGTATCAGAGGGGTATCCGACCTTTCGCATTGAAGACTCTGCTGGGTAAGGGCCACCCCGAATTCTCTACCAACCGACAGCAGGATGCCTTTGAGTTCTGGGCTCATGTGACGGACATTATTGACAACAAGATTGAAGGAGGTAGAGCCCTGACTGATATCTTCCGATTCCAGACCGAAAAGCGACTCCAGTGCCTTTCTTGTAACAAGGTGCGGTACACCAAGGAAGCCCAGGAAAACCTCAGCGTGCCAGTTCCCATAAGAGAGAAGGGAGAGCAGGATGGAAAGACCGTTTACGAAGACGTGGAACTGTCTGAATGCCTTATTAAATACACTGGAGCCCAGACCACCGATTACTCGTGCAAATGTGGTGGCAAGGAGGCCTCTGTGTCCAACAAGTTTGCATCTCTGCCtgatgttcttgttctgAATTCAACCAGGTTCCAGATCAAGAATTGGGTGCCCATGAAGGTCGATGTCAATCTCAATGTCGACGAGAACCTCAATCTAGACGATTACATTTCGCCTGGTAAGCAGgacaacgaggaggagcttcCCGAAGACGAGGCAGGCGAGGGAAACTCGTCTGGATGGACCGCTAATGAGACAGCAGTCGAGATTCTTTCGGCAATGGGATTCCCTACTGTTCGATGTGAGAAGGCTCTTTACCATACCGGTAACTCCGATCCCGATGCTGCCATGAACTGGCTGTTTTCGCACATGGAGGATGCGGATATCGACGAACCTTTGGTTATCGACTCCTCTGTTCCTAGCAGTGGCTCCACCGACAACTCTGCTGCCATAGCTCAGGTTGCAGAGATGGGTTTCACTCCCAACCAAGCCAGAAAGGCCCTTCGAGAGTGTTCAGGAAACGTGGAGATGGCTGTAGCTTGGCTTTTTGAGAATCCTGCAGAcgagggagaggaggaatCTGCAGCTGTCGCAACCGAGGTAGCCTCGTCTGGTCCTGTTGGTTATACTGAGAAGCCACACAATTACGAGCTGACAGGCATCATCTGCCACAAGGGTACTTCTGTTCACGCTGGTCACTACGTTGCTTACGTGAAGAAAGATGGAAAATGGATCCTTTTCAACGATGAGAAGGTGGTTTCTTCCTCTGTTGAAGACATGAAGAAGCTGGCATACGTCTATGTGTTCCAGCGAGTTAGTGCATAA
- a CDS encoding uncharacterized protein (Compare to YALI0B17160g, similar to Saccharomyces cerevisiae MUM2 (YBR057C); ancestral locus Anc_3.269, some similarities with uniprot|P38236 Saccharomyces cerevisiae YBR057c MUM2 meiotic protein), protein MFGSIGSGRPAEEEPLQAVTAKTFAKPHQTSLMGTPETPQPYTSPFRISSMHSGGGRLSSGYSIGASRDLSSGSSYVQSSYGNSSGLSTTNSYGSMSSSHAATERHRDDNHAMHSFCYSNISHNNSAVQRDSIATVAKQGLEIEALQKEINRLSQKLSRQDSVSIHKMDNATENAFRDLNAKVKSKNDEVQRLEMTIESLLAQGAYDESAAYRVCSKMQSLVAENKRLGSMLGAGRALQQEIEIGILRVENETLQQQIDALNAEKKGKDLKHEG, encoded by the coding sequence ATGTTTGGATCCATTGGAAGCGGTCGACCAgcggaagaagagcctcTACAGGCAGTAACGGCCAAGACATTTGCCAAACCACATCAGACAAGTCTCATGGGCACCCCTGAAACGCCCCAACCATACACTAGCCCGTTCAGAATCAGCTCTATGCAtagtggaggaggaaggtTGTCCTCTGGCTACTCCATAGGAGCGTCTCGTGACCTATCCAGCGGTTCCTCTTATGTGCAGTCAAGTTatggcaacagcagcgGACTGAGTACCACAAACAGCTACGGGTCCATGTCTAGTTCCCATGCTGCTACTGAACGGCACAGAGACGACAACCACGCGATGCACTCCTTCTGCTACAGCAATATCAGTCACAACAACAGTGCCGTCCAACGTGACTCTATTGCCACCGTGGCCAAACAGGGTCTTGAGATTGAGGCTCTgcagaaggagatcaaTCGTCTGAGCCAGAAGTTGTCTAGACAAGACTCCGTATCCATCCACAAGATGGATAACGCCACCGAGAACGCTTTCCGAGACTTAAATGCGAAGGTCAAGTCAAAAAATGACGAGGTGCAGCGTCTCGAGATGACCATCGAGTCTCTCTTGGCACAGGGAGCTTACGACGAGTCCGCAGCATACAGAGTGTGTTCCAAAATGCAATCCTTGGTGGCCGAGAACAAGCGACTAGGAAGCATGTTGGGAGCAGGGCGAGCCTTGCAGCAGGAGATTGAGATTGGAATCCTACGAGTTGAGAACGAGACGCTTCAACAGCAGATCGACGCTCTCAATGCTGAGAAGAAAGGGAAAGATTTGAAACATGAAGGgtaa
- a CDS encoding uncharacterized protein (Compare to YALI0B17138g, similar to uniprot|Q9P702 Neurospora crassa Probable sugar transporter) — protein MKDFLAFTKASTEVKTVFFGCRGTPLHRVVAAIAGIGFLLFGYDQGVMGGLLTLPTFIQEFPSMDTSDHLPPDVKTHNTTIQGTAVGIYEIGCMLGALFTMWAGDKLGRRYMIFWGSIIITIGAILQCAAYSLAQFIVGRVIAGIGNGFITATVPMLQAECARPERRGALVMLEGALVTGGIALSYWIDFGFYFVKTNDADWRFPVAFQCVFSMFLTFTVMSLPESPRWLVKKGRYEEAAGVFAALEDVALDDPYVIDQVTRVKESIIMGQLAQHGIEGEEAQRKMAAGECQMGDELPFWQQIKLLFTFGKKKHFHRTMLAYWIQVMHQVSGINLITYYAAYIYQTSIGMNAMNSRILAACNGTEYFLASWVAFYTIERFGRRKLMLFGTIGQACTMAILTGCVYASSTPADGGLGNEGAGIAAAVFLFVFNSFFAIGWLGMSWLYPAEITSLEVRAPANGLATSGNWVFNFMVVMVTPVAFNSIKWRTYIIFACINAAMIPTIYFMYPETMGKSLEDIDMIFALSNPKTPWDVVGISRRMPSSIDNASPAPIILEKPSQENLEYAPSMSEGTINSVRIETA, from the coding sequence aTGAAAGACTTCCTCGCCTTCACCAAGGCTTCTACGGAGGTCAAgaccgtcttcttcggaTGCCGAGGAACTCCACTACATCGAGTGGTTGCGGCTATTGCTGGAATTGGCTTCCTGCTGTTTGGTTACGACCAAGGAGTAATGGGAGGTCTCCTCACTCTTCCTACTTTTATCCAGGAGTTCCCTAGCATGGACACTTCTGACCATCTTCCTCCTGACGTCAAGACTCATAACACAACCATCCAGGGCACAGCTGTGGGCATCTATGAGATTGGATGCATGCTTGGAGCATTGTTTACAATGTGGGCTGGCGATAAACTTGGTCGACGGTACATGATCTTCTGGGGttccatcatcatcaccattgGTGCCATTCTCCAGTGTGCAGCTTACAGTCTGGCCCAGTTTATTGTTGGCAGAGTCATTGCCGGTATCGGAAACGGCTTTATCACTGCCACTGTCCCCATGCTTCAAGCTGAGTGTGCTAGACCCGAACGTCGAGGAGCTCTGGTCATGCTCGAAGGAGCTCTGGTTACAGGAGGCATTGCTCTCTCGTACTGGATTGACTTTGGCTTCTACTTTGTCAAGACCAATGACGCCGACTGGCGATTTCCCGTAGCATTCCAGTGTGTCTTCTCTATGTTCCTCACTTTCACTGTCATGTCTCTTCCTGAATCACCTAGATGGCTGGTCAAGAAGGGACGTTACGAAGAAGCCGCGGGGGTTTTTGCAGCTTTGGAAGACGTGGCACTTGACGATCCTTACGTAATTGACCAGGTCACTAGAGTGAAAGAGTCCATCATCATGGGACAACTTGCTCAGCATGGTATCGAAGGTGAAGAGGCGCAGCGAAAGATGGCCGCGGGTGAATGTCAAATGGGAGACGAACTGCCATTCTGGCAGCAAATCAAATTGCTCTTCACAtttggaaagaagaaacatTTCCATCGAACCATGTTGGCTTACTGGATTCAGGTCATGCACCAGGTCTCAGGTATCAACCTCATCACTTACTACGCAGCTTATATTTACCAGACATCCATTGGTATGAACGCCATGAACTCGAGAATTCTGGCAGCTTGCAACGGAACAGAATACTTTTTGGCCTCTTGGGTGGCCTTCTACACAATTGAGAGATTTGGACGAAGAAAACTCATGTTGTTTGGAACCATCGGACAAGCATGTACAATGGCTATCTTGACAGGCTGCGTGTACGCCTCTTCAACTCCAGCGGACGGAGGTCTCGGAAATGAAGGCGCCGGAATTGCCGCAGCAGTctttctgtttgtgttcaACTCTTTCTTTGCTATTGGATGGCTGGGTATGTCATGGTTGTACCCTGCCGAAATCACCTCCCTTGAAGTTCGGGCTCCCGCCAACGGTCTAGCGACCTCTGGAAACTGGGTCTTCAACTTCATGGTGGTCATGGTTACCCCCGTGGCcttcaactccatcaaATGGAGGACATACATCATCTTTGCTTGTATCAACGCTGCTATGATCCCTACCATCTATTTCATGTATCCTGAAACCATGGGCAAGTCTCTGGAAGATATCGACATGATTTTCGCTCTGTCCAACCCGAAGACCCCCTGGGATGTGGTGGGTATCTCGCGGCGAATGCCTAGCAGTATCGACAAcgcttctcctgctccaaTAATTCTCGAGAAGCCTTCACAGGAAAATCTCGAATACGCTCCTTCAATGAGCGAAGGTACTATTAACAGCGTTCGAATCGAGACAGCGTAG
- a CDS encoding uncharacterized protein (Compare to YALI0B17204g, similar to Saccharomyces cerevisiae ERG2 (YMR202W); ancestral locus Anc_6.300, similar to uniprot|P32352 Saccharomyces cerevisiae YMR202w ERG2 C-8 sterol isomerase singleton): MKLVGFISLLVLGMYVLSDWLYVNVLPHRYIFDNQEVMDMVNTSLERNPGGNATEIMIDLGAALKQRYGKYINELDFDNWVFNNAGGAMGSMFVLHASISEYLIFFGSAVGTEGHTGVHYADDYYMMLTGKEVCHTAGKMEPEVYLPGSSHHLVRGQVKQYGMPPGSWALELAQGWIPAMLPFGFLDTFTSTLDVATLWKTVRISAFNMGRNMLWGKI, from the coding sequence ATGAAACTCGTCGGATTCATCTCGCTGCTCGTGTTAGGCATGTACGTGCTGTCAGACTGGCTCTATGTCAACGTCCTACCCCACAGGTACATCTTCGATAACCAAGAGGTCATGGATATGGTCAATACATCTCTGGAGCGAAATCCAGGAGGTAATGCCACCGAAATCATGATAGACCTTGGagctgctctcaaacagcgATACGGCAAGTACATCAACGAGCTAGATTTTGACAACTGGGTCTTCAATAACGCCGGGGGAGCAATGGGCTCTATGTTTGTGCTCCATGCCTCCATCAGCGAATAcctcattttttttggaagTGCTGTGGGTACCGAGGGTCACACCGGTGTGCATTATGCTGACGATTATTACATGATGCTCACTGGCAAGGAGGTATGTCATACTGCCGGTAAGATGGAGCCCGAGGTGTACCTTCCTGGTTCTTCTCACCATCTGGTTCGAGGCCAGGTTAAGCAGTACGGCATGCCTCCTGGATCGTgggctctggagctggctCAGGGCTGGATTCCTGCTATGCTGCCTTTCGGATTCCTCGACACCTTCACATCCACTCTGGATGTGGCTACTCTGTGGAAGACTGTCCGTATCTCAGCCTTTAACATGGGACGAAACATGTTATGGGGTAAGATCTGA